Below is a window of Desulfobacteraceae bacterium DNA.
GTCGCGGCGCCGCCGGGAAGCGGTTTGCGGCGCCTGCAGGGGATCCTGCAAGCCCCCTGGAAATGGCTCTTCGAGGGCTGTCATTTGAACCGCGACACCCACCGGGTGCTGGGCGAGGTCGGTTTCAGGCGGATCGAGATGGACTGCTTCATGCTGCCCTCCGCCGTGATGCCGTTTACCCCCCACATTTTCGGGATGGCGCTCAAGTAGGCCGGCCGCATCCCGCGGGCGCAGGATCACGACCGGGTGCCGCCTACCGCTATGAACCTTTTTGGGAAGGAGGATGCCGTTATGAAAAAAATGTTGTCCGTTGCGGTCCTGTTCGTGGTTTTGCTGCTTTGCCTCTCCCCGTCGGCCTTCTGTGCCCAAAAATCGCTCCTGGACGTCATTCTGGAGCGGGGCCAGATCCTGGTCGGCACCACCGGAGACTTCAAACCCTTCAGCTATCTCAACCCCCAGACCGGCCAGTTCGAGGGCCACGATATCGACGCGGCGCTGAAGCTTGGTGAGGACCTCGGGGTGACGGTGCGGTTTGTCGAAACCACCTGGCCCACCCTGGTCCAGGGCATCCGGGAAGGTCGCTACGACATCGCCATGTGCGGCATCACCCGGACCCTGGGCCGCCAAAAAGAGGTCGGCCTGACCGCGCCCTACATCGCGGTCGGCAAATCCCCGCTGATCCGCAAAACCGACCAGGAGCGCTTCAAAACTCTGGCGGATATCGACCGCCCCGGCGTCAAGATCGGCGTCAACCCCGGCGGCACCAATGAGCGCTTCGTGCAGGCCAATATCAAGCAGGCCGAAATCGTTGTGGTGCCAAAAAATCTGGCTATTCCCGACAAGCTGGCCGCCGGTGAGGTGGACGTCATGATCACCGACAACGTCGAGGCCATGCTGGTGGCCGCCAAACGGGCCGAGCTGTTTGCCGTTGCCCCCCAGGAGACCTATACCCGGGACGACTTCGGCTACATGTTCCCGCGCGACGAGTTCGCCCTGCAGAACTGGCTCAACCTCTGGGTGTACCAGATGCATGCCAAGGGCGAGTTCCAGAGGCTCAAGGCCAAGTGGATCGCCGAATAGCGCCCC
It encodes the following:
- a CDS encoding transporter substrate-binding domain-containing protein; its protein translation is MKKMLSVAVLFVVLLLCLSPSAFCAQKSLLDVILERGQILVGTTGDFKPFSYLNPQTGQFEGHDIDAALKLGEDLGVTVRFVETTWPTLVQGIREGRYDIAMCGITRTLGRQKEVGLTAPYIAVGKSPLIRKTDQERFKTLADIDRPGVKIGVNPGGTNERFVQANIKQAEIVVVPKNLAIPDKLAAGEVDVMITDNVEAMLVAAKRAELFAVAPQETYTRDDFGYMFPRDEFALQNWLNLWVYQMHAKGEFQRLKAKWIAE